In the Candidatus Schekmanbacteria bacterium genome, AAAGAAAAAAATGAACAAAAAAAGTAAAGCTCTCTACAATGCGAAAGCAAAAATAGTGAAGGCGTTAGCACATCCCACACGTTTGTATATAACTGAGAAACTGGCAGAAAGAGAACATTGCGTTTGTGAATTTGTTGATTCTATTAATGTTGATTTTTCGACCATTTCAAAACATTTATCTATTTTAAAAGAAGCGGGTATTGTTGATGACGAGAAGCGCGGAAAACAGGTATTTTATAGGCTTAAGGTGCCATGCATCATAAATTTCGTAAAATGTATTGAAGATGTTATTAAATCCAATGCTGATTATCATATGGCGTTGATAAAATAGTTTTTTTTGCTCTTTATTTGGTAATTTTACCAAATAACAATATATAAGGGGTTGTTATGAATTGGAAAGACGAATGGAAAAAGTTGGTATTGATCATGACGATTTTTATTTTTTGCTTCTATATGCCTATTGGCAACAAAGATTTTGATAATGCAGTTTTAGAGGCTTTGCATCTCGTCAAATGGTATGCCAGGGAGCATGTACTCCTTTGCCTGGTGCCTGCTTTTTTTATCGCAGGCGCTATATCTGTTTTTATAAGTGAATCTTCCGTAATTAAATATTTCGGGGCCAATGCAAATAAAATTCTTGCCTATAGCGTTGCATCTGTTTCCGGAACGATTCTTGCAGTCTGCTCCTGTACTGTTTTGCCCTTGTTTGCGGGGATATATAAAATGGGAGCGGGAATCGGACCTGCAGTATCTTTCCTCTATTCCGGTCCTGCCATAAATGTATTGGCGATAATTCTTACTGCGCGTGTATTGGGGTTTAAGTTAGGTGTTGCCCGCGCCATAGGTGCCATTTTATTCAGTGTGCTTATAGGCATGATAATGCATTTAATTTTTCATAAAGAAGAGAAAATAAAGACGCCAAAAGAAACATCCTTGTCAGGTGAGGAAGTCAGACGTCCTCTTTGGAAAAATATCCTTTATTTTGCTTCTATGGTTGGAATCTTGGTTTTTGCCAATTGGGGGAAACCATTGGAGTCCGGAGGGCTTCAGGCATTTGTGTACAGTGAAAAATGGACATTGACATCATTATTTTCGACTGCGCTAGGCATTATGCTGGTTTTTTGGTTTGAACTGAAATGGTGGAAGGTTTTAGTTACTGCGCTATCTGTTGCTGTTTTAGTGTTTATTTTCCCGGAAATTCCATTAATCCCCTTTACGGCAGGGGTAATAGGGCTTTCATTTTTCACCAGTACGGATACGGGCGAGACTTCCGAATGGTTTGCATCATCATGGGCTTTTGCCAAACAGATTATGCCTTTGCTTTTGTTTGGTGTACTCATTGCAGGAGTATTGCTTGGGCGTGTTGGGCACGAAGGATTGATTCCTTCTAAATGGGTTTCTACTGCTGTGGGTGGCAATTCGCTGAAGGCAAACTTTTTTGCGTCCTTTGCAGGAGCATTTATGTATTTTGCCACGCTAACTGAGGTGCCAATTCTTCAAGGACTTATTAAAAACGGAATGGGACAGGGGCCTGCATTGGCTTTACTGCTTGCAGGTCCGGCATTAAGTCTGCCGAATATGCTTCTCATTCGTAAAGTGTTAGGCACAAAAAAAACAATTGTTTACGTATTTCTTGTAATTGTTATGTCCACGATAAGTGGAATCCTTTTTGGACAAATAAGCGGTTAAAGCTAAAAATGATTAACCTGTAACATTGGGAGGAAGTAAAATGGTAAAAGCAAAAGATTTTTATGAAGTGGGACTTAAATTGCATGGTCACAAATGTCCTGCTATGCCGATGGGGCTTCGTGCGGGCCAGGCAGCGATGAACAAGCTTGGCGTAGAACGTGCGAAGGACGGTCAGTTAATGGCTTTTGTAGAAATTGGCGAGAATCATTGTGCCACATGTTTTGCTGATGGTGTGCAAGTGATAACGGGATGCACATTTGGCAAGGGCAATATCAGCAAACTCCACTACGGGAAATGGGGGCTAATATTGATTGACAAAGAAACAGGCCGCTCTGTAAGAGTGTCCCCCAAAGCAGAGATAATGCAGGAAAATAAAAAGACGGAATTTTTTACCGAATACCGTCAAAAAGGCATTCCCGCATCCAAGGTGCCTGATGAAATTGTGGCACCGCTCGTGGAAAAAGTGATGAGTGCGCCTGAAGAAGTATTATTTAATATTGGCGATGTGGTTTCATGGCAATGGGAAGAGCCCGTCCATTCCTTCGAAGGGTTTGTTTGTGACATTTGCGGAGAAATGACGGTGGAGCACTACGGGCGCATTTTGGGTGACAAGAAAGTTTGTATCCCTTGCAGGGAAAAAACCGCAGAAACGAGCAGAGAATAAAAAATGAGAGCATTGCTGAATATATCCGAGAGTAAATTATGATAGCACATCCCCAACTTATTTTGTCTGCCCTTTTTTTCCTTGTGTCAATTATATTTTCGATGATGGGACAAGGGGGAGGCGTAATCTACACACCTCTTCAAGTTTGGTTCAATATAGATTTTCATACAGCAGCCACAACAAGTCTTTTCCTCATATTGGCTGCATCCGTATCTTCCTCTCTTGTCTTTCGAAAAGCGGGAAAAATCGATTGGCCTCTTGCCTTGGTATTGGAGACTTCGACAGGTGCAGGAGGATTTGCAGGAGGGTTTTGGTCAGAAAAATTTTCAAGCGTTTTCCTTTCCCTGCTCTTTGCAGGGGTAATCTTTGTCTCTGCGTTTTTTATGATCAACTCATTTAAGGGAAAGAAAGAAAATAAAACGGACTCTAAAGGATTGTTCATCTGGAAGCGGGTACTCAACAATGAAGCATATTGTGTTAACCTTTTGCTGGCTTTGCCCCTGTCCTTTGCAGCTGGAATAATAAGCGGATTGCTGGGAGTGGGGGGAGGCATACTGAAAGTTCCTTTGATGGTTATTCTCTTGGGAATTCCTATGGATATAGCAGTCGGGTCCAGTGCCTTTATGATAGGGATAACGGCTTTTGGCGGTTTTGCAGGGCATATAGCAAAAGGACATTGGGACTGGATAACTTCACTTGTCCTTGCTGTTGCGGTAATTGCCGGAAGCCAAATAGGAAGCCGCATTTCGGTAAATATTGATAAAAACAAATTGAAAAAGGCTTTTGGCTGGTTTCTTTTTGTTATTGCGATTTCAATGGTAATTAAGGCGTTATGGTAGAAGTGGCAGAAAGAGAGGGGGTTTTCGATTTATGAGATTACAATTTTAAATTGGAGGATGTAAAAATGAGGAAAATAAAGATTCTTGGGACAGGATGCGCTAGATGCAGACAAATGGAGGCGAATGCAAAAGCGGCGGCAAAAGAAGTAGGCATTGATTATGAATTGGAAAAAGTGACAGACCTACACGATATTATATCAGCTGGAGTTATGACAACTCCGGCGCTCATTGTGGACGGAGAAGTAAAAGTTGCAGGCAAGGTGCCTTCGATTGAAGAAATGAAAAAAATTTTATGTTAAGTATGACATTTCGTAATGGATAAAAAAAGATATTGACTTTTTTTCTTTTATCTAATATTTAGTTATTTAGCTAAATATAATATTAAGAGAAATATAAATGGATAAAATAGTGCAGGTCATAAAAAGCCTTTCAGACAAAAACCGCCTGCGGATAATTGCGGCATTGATGGAAAATAAAGAACTTTGTGCCTGTCAGATAACAGAATTATTGAATATCAGAGGAGCAAGCGTTTCACGCCATCTATCCCAGCTTGTCAATGCAGGGATTTTGAAAAGCCGTAAGGAAGGGCGTTGGATTTATTTCAGCATTAGAAATAGGAAGATGTCAGATGCTTTGCTTTCCTGCATTAAAGCTGAGTTATTGAAATCTGAGGAAATTGAGAGAGACAGGAAGGTGCTTAAAAAAATTCTTGCAACTGATGTAGAAGATATCTGCAGGAAACAGCGCGGTGAGAAGTGCTGTCCTAAAAAAAATTGAAACAGACAATGAAACAAAAAATAAAAATACTTTTTCTTTGCACAGGAAATTCCTGCCGCAGCCAGATGGCTGAAGGGTGGACACGCCATCTCAAAGCAGATGAAATAGAAGCGTATTCTGCCGGAGTGGAAACACACGGACTAAATCCCAATGCAGTAAAAGTGATGGCAGAGGCGGGTGTTGATATCTCAAAGCATCGATCAAAGCATATTGATGAATTTAAAAATACAGAATTTGATTATGTCGTTACTTTATGCGGAAATGCGCAGGAAACATGTCCCGTTTTTCCCGGAAGAACGAAAGTTATTCATATTGGATTTGATGACCCACCAAAAATGGCAGAAAAAAAGGAAACACAAGAGGAAAAACTCAACTGCTACCGCAAAGTTAGAGATGAGATAAAAGAGTTTGTTGAAACATTACCGGAATCATTGAATAAATGAAAGGAGAAGAGCAATGAAGACACTAAAAATTTATGATCCAGCACTATGTTGTTCTACTGGAGTATGTGGACCAAATCCTGATGAGAAACTTGTTAAGCTTGCAGCTTTTCTTAAAGGATTGAATGAAAAAGAGTGTAAGGTGGAGCGATATAATCTAGCTCAACAACCAGAAGCATATAAAGAGAATAAAGTTGTCGCGAATTTGATGAAAAAGGAAGGAGTAAAGGCTCTTCCTATTTTTTTTATTAATGATGAAGTTGTTTTTTCAGGTGAATATCCCGATATTTCAGAGCTTGAAAAACTTTTGAATATAGCTTCTGTTGATGAGTCAGATGCTTCTTGCTGTGATTCTGAAGATTGCGGGTGCAGCTGATGAACAATCTATTGGAAAAAACTCCAAGATTCATATTTTTTACTGGCAAAGGTGGTGTTGGCAAGACTTCAATATCTTGCGCTGTGGCTGTAGGGCTTGCAGATTCTGGGAAGAAAGTACTTCTGATTAGCACTGATCCAGCATCGAACTTGAGTGAAGTGCTTAATACAGAAGTTACTACAAAACCACAGCAAATAAAAGGATTACGAAACCTTTTTGCAATGAATATCAATCCCATTAAAGCAGCAGAGCAGTATCGTGAAAAAATGGTTTCACCATATCGAGGAGTACTGCCTGATGAAGCAATTGAGCAGATGGAAGAACAGCTTTCAGGTGCCTGCACAGTAGAGATTGCAGGATTCAATGAATTTTCAAAATTTATTGGAGATGAGAATATTATAGGTGATTATGAGCATATAGTTTTAGACACTGCACCAACAGGACATACTCTTCGTCTTTTGAATTTGCCTTCTGCATGGAACGATTTTATTGCTACAAATCAAACAGGAAGCTCCTGTTTAGGTCCAGTATCAGGCTTAAAAGAGCAAAAAGCACTCTATGAGAAAGTGCTAAGTGAACTGAAAAACCCTGAAAAAACTCTATTAGTATTGGTTGCTACAGCAGAAAAAATAGCTTTACTTGAAGCCGAGAAAGCAAGCCGTGAATTGAAAGAATTGGGAATAAAAAATCAACATCTTGTTATTAATGCAATCTTTGAAAATGGTTCAGATGATAAAATTGCAAAAGCCTTTGCGATAAAATCACAAAAAGCGCTTGAAGAAATACCACAAGAAATTGAAAATCTTCCTTCTACACGGATTTCTTACTGTCCTAAAGGCATCATAGGGATAGAATCATTAAGAGAAATTTGTAAAGAGTCTGGTGATGCAATTGAAAAGGCAGATTACAAAAAATTGAATTCATTTGTAAAAGAAATTTTGAAAGAAACTTGGGATTGGCATTCATTCATCGATGGACTTGAATCAAAAGGATATGGCGTCATAATGACAATGGGAAAAGGAGGTGTCGGAAAAACTACAATTGCCTCAGCTATAGCTGTTTCTCTTGCTGAAAGAGGTAATCCTGTGCTTCTTTCAACAACCGATCCTGCAGCGCATATTCAATATACAGTAGATTCTGATTGTCCAAATTTAGAAATTTCCAGAATCGACCCTAAGGCAGAGACCAATCGATATGTAAGTACTATTCTTGAAAGGAATAGGGAGAAGCTGTCTAAAAATGATATGGCACTTCTTGAAGAGGAGCTTCGTTCACCATGTATTGAAGAAGTGGCTGTTTTTGAGGCATTCGCAAGGACAGTGGCAAAGGGGAAAAACAAGTTTATAGTTCTCGATACTGCGCCAACGGGGCATACCTTGCTTCTTCTCGATTCAACACAATCCTTTCATCGTGAAGTTGAAAAAACATCAGATGGTTTGCCTTCAGAAGTGAAAGAACTTCTGCCTCTTATTAGGGATCCGAGTTTTACCTGCGTTCTCATTGTCACTTTGGCTGAAGCAACACCTGTGCATGAGGCGGCATATCTTCAGAATGACCTTCTGCGGGCTGGCATTAAACCTTTTGGTTGGATTATCAACAGGAGTTTTGCAATTTCTGATTCAAAGGATCCCTTGCTCTTTCAAAAAGGGTTGACTGAAATTCCTTATATAAATGAGGTTATAAATAAGCACTCATCAAAGACATTGATTCTACCATGGAT is a window encoding:
- a CDS encoding ArsR family transcriptional regulator; the protein is MNKKSKALYNAKAKIVKALAHPTRLYITEKLAEREHCVCEFVDSINVDFSTISKHLSILKEAGIVDDEKRGKQVFYRLKVPCIINFVKCIEDVIKSNADYHMALIK
- a CDS encoding tRNA CCA-pyrophosphorylase, which translates into the protein MVKAKDFYEVGLKLHGHKCPAMPMGLRAGQAAMNKLGVERAKDGQLMAFVEIGENHCATCFADGVQVITGCTFGKGNISKLHYGKWGLILIDKETGRSVRVSPKAEIMQENKKTEFFTEYRQKGIPASKVPDEIVAPLVEKVMSAPEEVLFNIGDVVSWQWEEPVHSFEGFVCDICGEMTVEHYGRILGDKKVCIPCREKTAETSRE
- a CDS encoding sulfite exporter TauE/SafE family protein yields the protein MIAHPQLILSALFFLVSIIFSMMGQGGGVIYTPLQVWFNIDFHTAATTSLFLILAASVSSSLVFRKAGKIDWPLALVLETSTGAGGFAGGFWSEKFSSVFLSLLFAGVIFVSAFFMINSFKGKKENKTDSKGLFIWKRVLNNEAYCVNLLLALPLSFAAGIISGLLGVGGGILKVPLMVILLGIPMDIAVGSSAFMIGITAFGGFAGHIAKGHWDWITSLVLAVAVIAGSQIGSRISVNIDKNKLKKAFGWFLFVIAISMVIKALW
- a CDS encoding thioredoxin family protein, encoding MRKIKILGTGCARCRQMEANAKAAAKEVGIDYELEKVTDLHDIISAGVMTTPALIVDGEVKVAGKVPSIEEMKKILC
- a CDS encoding ArsR family transcriptional regulator, whose product is MDKIVQVIKSLSDKNRLRIIAALMENKELCACQITELLNIRGASVSRHLSQLVNAGILKSRKEGRWIYFSIRNRKMSDALLSCIKAELLKSEEIERDRKVLKKILATDVEDICRKQRGEKCCPKKN
- a CDS encoding arsenate reductase ArsC, translated to MKQKIKILFLCTGNSCRSQMAEGWTRHLKADEIEAYSAGVETHGLNPNAVKVMAEAGVDISKHRSKHIDEFKNTEFDYVVTLCGNAQETCPVFPGRTKVIHIGFDDPPKMAEKKETQEEKLNCYRKVRDEIKEFVETLPESLNK
- the arsD gene encoding arsenical resistance operon transcriptional repressor ArsD → MKTLKIYDPALCCSTGVCGPNPDEKLVKLAAFLKGLNEKECKVERYNLAQQPEAYKENKVVANLMKKEGVKALPIFFINDEVVFSGEYPDISELEKLLNIASVDESDASCCDSEDCGCS
- the arsA gene encoding arsenical pump-driving ATPase; this translates as MNNLLEKTPRFIFFTGKGGVGKTSISCAVAVGLADSGKKVLLISTDPASNLSEVLNTEVTTKPQQIKGLRNLFAMNINPIKAAEQYREKMVSPYRGVLPDEAIEQMEEQLSGACTVEIAGFNEFSKFIGDENIIGDYEHIVLDTAPTGHTLRLLNLPSAWNDFIATNQTGSSCLGPVSGLKEQKALYEKVLSELKNPEKTLLVLVATAEKIALLEAEKASRELKELGIKNQHLVINAIFENGSDDKIAKAFAIKSQKALEEIPQEIENLPSTRISYCPKGIIGIESLREICKESGDAIEKADYKKLNSFVKEILKETWDWHSFIDGLESKGYGVIMTMGKGGVGKTTIASAIAVSLAERGNPVLLSTTDPAAHIQYTVDSDCPNLEISRIDPKAETNRYVSTILERNREKLSKNDMALLEEELRSPCIEEVAVFEAFARTVAKGKNKFIVLDTAPTGHTLLLLDSTQSFHREVEKTSDGLPSEVKELLPLIRDPSFTCVLIVTLAEATPVHEAAYLQNDLLRAGIKPFGWIINRSFAISDSKDPLLFQKGLTEIPYINEVINKHSSKTLILPWITEDTYGIDNLKRITV